Genomic window (Candidatus Acidulodesulfobacterium acidiphilum):
AAATTTCATATGTCAAGTGTTTTTTGGCGTTTTTTGATTTTCTTATTTTAATGAATCCAGATAAGACGCAAGCTCGAAAAGCTCTTTTTTGTTTAGCATTTTATGGTCGGGCATAATAGCCATATACGTCTTTCCGTTAATCTTCACCATCGAACCGGATTTAAAGTGCTTTCCCGGAGTCGCAATCTGGACTTCCAGCCATTTTATAGAATGTTTCGCAAGCCCTTCTTTGGAAAGATCGGGACCTATGGTTCCGCCTTTTTTGCCTATTCTATGGCAGGCAAAACAGTCTATACCTTTTTTGTGAGAATGAATTAGCTGATTTCCAAGCTGAGCGGCGGATAATTTTACGGGAGCGGTTATGGCGTGAACCGCAATGTAGCCAAGTACTATAACGAGTACTACAAATATTACCGTTATTCCTTTTTTCATAAAACCCCCCTTAATTTGAAAAAAAATATTTATTGAATTTATTGTTATATAGATTCCTGCTTTCGCAGGAATGACAATTGAATTTAAAAATTTAAAAATTTTATTACTGGATTCCCGCCTGCGCGGGAATGACAACTTAAGTTAATAATCAAACTTCATTAATGCGTTTACCGTACGGGGTTTAAGTTTTTCGGCCCCTTTTAAAAACGAAAGTTCGGCAAGGAAACAGGTATCCGCGACTTCGGCGCCGAAACTTTCGACGAGTCCGATGGTTGCGAGAGCCGTTCCGCCGGTCGCAAGGACGTCGTCGGCGATAATTACCCTTTCGCCCGACTTTAACGCATCCTTGTGTATTTCGAGAGTCGCGCTTCCGTATTCGAGGTCGTAGCTTAACGACGAACACTCATATGGCAGTTTGCCGGGTTTTCTGACCATGATGACGCCTGCGCCGAGTTTATAGGCTATTGGAGCGCCTATAACAAATCCTCTGGCTTCTATACAAACTACGTAATTTATTTTTTTTGAAATATATGACTCGGTTAAAGAATCTATTGCGTATGCGAATGCTTTTGCATCGGCAAGCAGAGGCGTAATATCTTTGAAATTAATCCCTTTTTTTGGAAAATCCGGTATTTCGCGAATAAACTGTTTTAAGTCCATTTGAAGTCTATTTGACCTTTTAGTTCCGATATCGTTTAAACCGTTTATAAATACGGTTTAATACCGTTAAATTGTTTACGACTGTTAATTATATATTGACGAAAAGTAATTGTCAATATGAAAAATCAATACATCCTGCTTTTAGCTTTTAAATGTTTAATCATTTTTTTCGCGTTAAAATCTTTCATAAGATATAAATAATACGTTCTAACGGGTTTGAATTTTAAATAAATGTCGAGACGTCCTATTTTTTGTATGGATTTGAAATATGGAGCATAAGTTTTTACCGGATTAATCATATATTTGTCGTCCATAATAAAAAGGGCGTTTTTTCCGTTGATTTTGTTTAAATTCTGCCAGAGGTCGTACTGGTTAAGGAAGCCGGATATATTGAAAATATTGCCGTCGGGTCTATATCCTCCGTAATAGACAAGTTCGTCGGCTATAGAATAATGATGCGTGAGGATAAACAGGGGGGCGTAAACGGATTTATAGCCTTTATAAACTATTCCTATATATTTTGCGGCATGCTTCCAGCCGAAAAGGTCGTTCGCTATATCGGCGGTAGACGGCTTGCCGGGGATGCGCGGTATTACGGAAAACACGCCGCCTTTTTTAAGGCGTTTTTCTTTGTCTATATAACGAATTATTTTGCCTACGGGTATCGAGTTATAGTAAATCTGGTTATAAAGTACGTAGGACAGAAAAAAACCGAAAAAAATAGCAAAATAAACGTAATATCTCGTTATTTTTTTTCCGCCAATAAGAGCTTCGGCGGCATAGCCCATAATGGGGAATGCGGCAAGATAGCCTATATCTGGCCAGTGGACTAGTATTCTGTGGGAATAGCCGTTAATTATGAAAAATAGAAGAATGGGGAGAGATAAACAGAGCGAAAATAAGAAAGGCTCGGAGGAAATAAATAAATCTGTCCCCTTTATTCCTGTCCCCTTTGTTCTTATTTTTATTATTGCATATATAAACGCTCCGATAAGAAATATGTATATAAAGGGAGTAATGACCAGAACCTGGCCGAGCCAGCCGGCTAAAAGAAGCGGCAAACCCGGGGTAGGATGGGAAAAACC
Coding sequences:
- a CDS encoding adenine phosphoribosyltransferase — protein: MDLKQFIREIPDFPKKGINFKDITPLLADAKAFAYAIDSLTESYISKKINYVVCIEARGFVIGAPIAYKLGAGVIMVRKPGKLPYECSSLSYDLEYGSATLEIHKDALKSGERVIIADDVLATGGTALATIGLVESFGAEVADTCFLAELSFLKGAEKLKPRTVNALMKFDY
- a CDS encoding cytochrome c, which encodes MKKGITVIFVVLVIVLGYIAVHAITAPVKLSAAQLGNQLIHSHKKGIDCFACHRIGKKGGTIGPDLSKEGLAKHSIKWLEVQIATPGKHFKSGSMVKINGKTYMAIMPDHKMLNKKELFELASYLDSLK